From the genome of Pseudomonas helvetica:
GCCTTGAGCGGCTGGGCGCGCAGCTGGCCCAACAGGTAGTCGGCACCGTGTTCCTGATGCTCGACCTCAAGACGGTCCATGAATTGATCCAGCTGGATGCCGGACAGCACGGTGCTGTTTTGCGTCATTGTGAACTCCATTTGCGAATGACTGTGCATCGCCCGATGCGTCCTGCGCAGCGCCTTTGAGTGGGGCAGCGGGTATCCGCGTGCGTCTGCCTTGGACTGGCAACGATGACGAAAGGGATCGGGCAATACAGCGAGGTGCTGCACGCTACCAGTTGGCATTTGAAAATCCAAGAGCGTGCGGGGGGCGGAGTCAGTGATTAACGTGCAAACAGCGGATCGACACTGTGAATCGCCCCTGGATTGGCAGGCACCTTCGAAGGGCTGCTTCTGGCTGTGGATTCAACCGGTGGTGGCAGGCAGCAATCGGCCAGAGGCGGTCATTTCGACGATGCAGTACGATGCTCGCCCACCGATAGATCATTAGGGCTAACCCATGCAGTTCCATGGCTTTGCGTTCGGACATATCGAGGTTGAGATTCACGACCGTGCGTACGATCTGCATAACTTCTACCAAGCCAGCGCCATCAATTACGACATCGTGGATCGGTCGCTTGTGCTTAGTTTTACTCGACGGACTGAAGCTTGGGTGCCGATCGAAGAAGCAAACAAGATTACTATCAGCTTCCATGAGGTCGACTACTTTTCAGCGAGTGGCCGGGACGAAAACCCAGTTGACGAAGGCGGTGGTGTTATTCATTCGATTGGAGCGGTGGAGTCCTACGCCGAGACACAAGCCTTCTACCTCACGGATAACATCCAACCAGATCATCACCTTGTCATGTGCTTCGAGTCTGGTTTGATATTACGAGTACAGGCCGCTGAAGCACGGTGCGAAATCGTTTTCTGAGCGGTATAAAACTATGGTCCAAGACGTCTGTTTTGAGTCGTTTGCTGCCCTTCGTGACAGGCAGCAACCGGCCCATAGTGTGTAAAAACAGATCAGCCAACGGCACTCAACCAAGGATCTCGTTGCTGGATCTGCTAAAAGTTTCCCTGACTGAAGCTGGCGTTTTTAAGTGGCCCCGGCCGAAGGTAGACTTGAAAAATCGTTTAGTCGAACTCCACATCTGATGCGAGTTCCGGATACTCAACCTTCATGTCTGCAAGGCATTTTTGCATGAGCTTCGCATCCCTCGGCAAACGTCTGGATAAAGTATCCCACCCTGAAATTTTCAGTTGCGCGGGCATTTGCACAAGTCCTGTAATTGCGTCCCAGAAAGCATCCCAATTACAGCCGTACCAGCCGGGGAATCCGAGCGCAACCCTCAAGGTGGAATGGAGTTCATCGGAACTCGCCACCCCACTTAAGTCAATCTTTACAACCTGTAAGCGGGTCATCGTCAGCACCTCAAAAATTGTTCACCGGTGAGAGGGGTAACTGAAGTCTGCTTCTGCCATGGAGCCTATACCTCCGCGCACCTTTGCTATGATTTCCGAGGGAGTAACTCAGGGATCGTCAATGAAGCGCTTCATCCAAGGCGAACATCGCGGCCAAAGCACCTTGCTTCCCGAGAGCCTTGACGACTACGTCAGCGATACCAATGCGGTGCGCGTAGTTGACGTTTTCGTCGATGAACTCAACCTGGTCAAGCTGGGTTTTGACGGTGTCATACCGGCAGATATGGGCCGGCCAGCTTATCATCCCGCGATCCTGCTGAAGATTTACATCTACGGCTATCTCAACCGCATTCAATCGAGCAGGCGCCTTGAGCGAGAGACGCAGCGCAATGTCGAATTGATGTGGCTGACCGGGCGATTGACGCCGGATTTCAAGACCATCGCCAACTTCCGAAAAGACAACAGCAAGGCCATCCGAGGAGCCTGCCGTCAGTTCGTCGTACTCTGTCAGCAGCTAGGATTGTTCGGAGAAAATCTGGTCGCCATTGACGGCAGTAAATTCAAAGCCGTCAACAACCGCGACCGCAATTTCACCAGCGCCAAACTGAAGCGGCGAATGGAAGAAATTGAATCGAGCATCAACCGTTACCTGACTGCACTCGATGCTGCCGACCGGCAAGAGCCAGCAGCTTCCGAGCCTAGCGCCGTGCGGCTCGAAGAGAAAATCGCCAAGCTCAAAACTCAAATGAAAGAGCTTCAAGCGATCGAAATCCAGCTCAATGAATCGCCGGATAAACAGGCCTCACTGACCGATCCAGACAGCCGCTCCATGATGACGCGCGGCACAGAAATCGTCGGCTACAACGTGCAGACAGCGGTCGATACTCAGCACCATTTGATCGTTGCGCACGAGGTGACCAACGTCGGTTCCGACCGCGACCAACTCAGATCAATGGCCAGGCAGGCCCGCGAGGCGATAGCGTCAGATACGTTGTCGGTAGTGGCTGACCGAGGTTACTTCAAAAGCGAACAAATCCTGGCTTATCACGATGCAGGCATCACCGCCTACGTGCCCAAGCCGATGACCTCTGGAGCCAAGGCTGACGGGCGTTTCAATAACGATGCCTTCGTCTATGACGCGGCAAAAAATGAATACATTTTCCCGGCTGGAGAGGCGCTGATCTGGCACTATTCCTACGTTGAAAAAGGCCTGAAGTTGCACCGTTACTGGAGTTCGAAATGCCAGGGCTGCGCGCTGAAAGCTCAGTGCACGCCGAGCACGGAGCGACGAATTCGACGCTGGGAGCATGAAGCCATACTGGAGGAAATGCAGCTTCGACTGAGCAAGTCCCCGGAGATGATGCGAGTCCGAAAACGGACGGTTGAGCATCCCTTCGGGACGCTCAAACAACGGATGGGTACGACGCACTTCCTGACGCGGAAGCTGGCCGGGGTGAGTGCAGAGATGAGCTTGAATGTGCTCGCCTACAACCTGAAACGGGTCATGAAAATCATC
Proteins encoded in this window:
- a CDS encoding barstar family protein, translated to MTRLQVVKIDLSGVASSDELHSTLRVALGFPGWYGCNWDAFWDAITGLVQMPAQLKISGWDTLSRRLPRDAKLMQKCLADMKVEYPELASDVEFD
- a CDS encoding IS1182 family transposase, producing MKRFIQGEHRGQSTLLPESLDDYVSDTNAVRVVDVFVDELNLVKLGFDGVIPADMGRPAYHPAILLKIYIYGYLNRIQSSRRLERETQRNVELMWLTGRLTPDFKTIANFRKDNSKAIRGACRQFVVLCQQLGLFGENLVAIDGSKFKAVNNRDRNFTSAKLKRRMEEIESSINRYLTALDAADRQEPAASEPSAVRLEEKIAKLKTQMKELQAIEIQLNESPDKQASLTDPDSRSMMTRGTEIVGYNVQTAVDTQHHLIVAHEVTNVGSDRDQLRSMARQAREAIASDTLSVVADRGYFKSEQILAYHDAGITAYVPKPMTSGAKADGRFNNDAFVYDAAKNEYIFPAGEALIWHYSYVEKGLKLHRYWSSKCQGCALKAQCTPSTERRIRRWEHEAILEEMQLRLSKSPEMMRVRKRTVEHPFGTLKQRMGTTHFLTRKLAGVSAEMSLNVLAYNLKRVMKIIGANGLMKALLA